Proteins from a genomic interval of Sporolactobacillus sp. Y61:
- a CDS encoding FeoA family protein: protein MVMFLADLKPGMEAKIIDLSKINQVARRRLMDLGVSEGEVVCCKALLPFGGPCMFETCGQCVGIRLNEARSIFVECEQS, encoded by the coding sequence ATGGTCATGTTTTTGGCTGATTTGAAACCGGGAATGGAAGCAAAAATTATTGATTTGTCGAAAATAAATCAAGTGGCTCGCAGACGTCTCATGGATCTTGGTGTCAGTGAAGGTGAAGTCGTTTGTTGCAAAGCACTATTACCATTCGGAGGCCCATGCATGTTTGAAACATGTGGCCAGTGTGTAGGTATCCGGCTCAATGAAGCCAGATCCATCTTCGTGGAGTGTGAACAGAGTTGA